A DNA window from Methanospirillum lacunae contains the following coding sequences:
- a CDS encoding molybdopterin biosynthesis protein gives MVKDKEGATRYLTLTSLDQALKILHDRFACIPRTVKIPVQNSSGKITSEAVFSPLSVPAAHLSAMDGIAVRSCDTGEATDQKPVLLTHFARVNTGNVIPDGYDAVVMIEDVIEQDGSFLIHSAAHPWQHIRPIGEDIAETEMIIPLLTQIRPVDISAMISYGITEVPVLDLNVALIPTGSEIVPVGTKPLPGQVIESNMYMAAAMLSKSGVSITHYPIVQDDVNKITTTVNEAIQNHDIVIISAGSSKGTKDYTAQVIETLGEVIIHGVAIKPAKPVIMGEIAEKPVIGMPGYPIACHTILREIIQPLLSWYGFVTPEQNTVPVRLTSTLQSSIGTDEFVLATVGKIKEEWVASPLSRGAGVQMSMVRANAYLKIPSEQEGVETGDKTTAYLTVPTSVAEQVVLITGSHDPVIDHLSNLMRKSGIQIASSHVGSMGGLLTLKRGYCHLAPMHLLSEDGEYNIPYLQKYFPGEELVLICVAERVQGMVSRESLGFEAITSHRFINRQRGSGTRMLLDHLMKEKGITSDQIEGYDQEATTHLGVCLAVRSGDADLGMAVHSAARAFSLPFVPVGVERYELVTTKNLFESDPRIRAIAEIIKTQEFKVILTKLGGYETEKTGVIRYCN, from the coding sequence ATGGTAAAAGATAAAGAGGGAGCAACCCGGTATCTCACCCTCACATCACTAGATCAGGCATTAAAAATTCTCCATGACCGATTTGCATGCATACCCCGCACTGTAAAAATTCCGGTTCAGAACTCTTCAGGAAAAATAACATCAGAGGCCGTTTTTTCGCCGTTATCAGTCCCCGCTGCTCATCTGTCTGCAATGGATGGAATTGCAGTACGAAGTTGCGACACAGGAGAAGCTACAGATCAAAAACCGGTTCTGCTTACTCATTTTGCACGGGTCAATACGGGAAATGTTATTCCAGACGGTTATGACGCCGTCGTCATGATTGAGGATGTAATTGAACAGGATGGATCATTTCTGATACATTCTGCTGCTCACCCATGGCAACATATCAGGCCTATTGGTGAAGATATTGCAGAAACAGAGATGATCATTCCTCTCCTCACCCAGATTCGACCAGTAGATATCAGCGCCATGATCAGTTATGGTATTACTGAAGTCCCGGTTCTGGATCTCAACGTTGCACTGATTCCAACAGGAAGTGAGATCGTCCCTGTTGGAACAAAACCACTTCCAGGTCAGGTAATCGAGAGTAATATGTACATGGCAGCGGCTATGCTGTCAAAATCTGGAGTTTCCATAACACATTATCCAATCGTTCAGGATGATGTCAACAAAATAACGACTACAGTAAACGAAGCCATCCAAAACCATGATATTGTTATCATATCTGCAGGATCATCCAAAGGAACCAAGGATTATACGGCCCAGGTTATTGAAACCCTGGGAGAGGTGATTATTCACGGTGTTGCAATTAAACCTGCAAAGCCGGTTATCATGGGAGAAATTGCAGAGAAACCGGTTATTGGTATGCCAGGATACCCGATTGCCTGCCATACCATTCTTCGTGAAATCATACAGCCTCTCCTGAGTTGGTATGGATTTGTCACACCAGAACAAAACACCGTCCCGGTCAGGCTGACAAGTACATTACAATCTTCAATCGGGACTGATGAATTTGTTCTGGCAACTGTTGGAAAAATAAAAGAAGAATGGGTTGCTTCCCCTCTTTCTCGCGGTGCAGGAGTCCAGATGAGCATGGTCAGGGCCAATGCTTATTTAAAAATTCCATCTGAACAGGAAGGAGTAGAAACAGGTGATAAGACAACTGCTTACCTGACAGTACCAACTTCAGTTGCAGAACAGGTAGTCCTCATTACCGGCAGTCACGATCCGGTCATAGATCATCTTTCCAACCTTATGCGAAAGTCAGGAATTCAGATCGCCTCTTCACATGTTGGAAGTATGGGCGGACTTTTGACATTAAAAAGGGGGTACTGTCACCTGGCACCCATGCATCTACTTTCTGAAGATGGAGAGTACAATATTCCATATCTGCAGAAGTATTTTCCTGGTGAAGAACTGGTTCTGATATGTGTGGCTGAGCGTGTTCAGGGAATGGTTTCCAGAGAATCCCTTGGCTTTGAGGCTATTACTTCCCACCGGTTTATAAACCGTCAACGAGGTTCAGGGACACGAATGCTTCTCGATCATCTCATGAAAGAGAAAGGTATCACATCAGATCAAATTGAGGGATACGACCAGGAAGCAACTACCCATCTCGGTGTCTGCCTTGCTGTCAGAAGTGGTGATGCCGATCTCGGGATGGCAGTTCACAGTGCTGCTCGAGCATTCTCTCTTCCCTTTGTTCCTGTCGGGGTTGAACGCTATGAACTGGTAACTACCAAAAATCTGTTTGAGAGCGATCCCCGTATCAGAGCAATTGCTGAGATCATAAAAACCCAGGAGTTCAAAGTTATACTCACCAAACTGGGTGGATACGAAACAGAAAAAACCGGAGTCATACGGTACTGTAATTAA
- a CDS encoding molybdopterin molybdotransferase MoeA, producing the protein MTRFLSVISVGEAKKVIKGISPPPHEEIIPLSKAGRRVLFSDIKSDVEIPGFDRSTVDGYAVFASDTTGASESIPSMLTLSGRIAMGEDRSIDLNRGSCMYIPTGGVLPKGADAVVMIEYCEELGDQILIHRPVAVGENKISKGEDFGSDRPAVKAGTVISSRVLGVLAACGWKDVPVSTRPRIGIISTGNELVPVDKKPTGGEIRDVNTWLCSGFVSEEGCIPVVYGIISDDHNSLNKALDEALTSCDAVLISGGSSKGERDMCAEIIASKGEVLVHGIAISPGKPTIIGTAMGKPIIGLPGHPASAYIILLVLVRELLKGMTGIALSQKCVHVPLMIPIKSVQGREDYIRGIFDGRYILPLLGKSGLTNTLLQSDGVIRIPGPVEGYEAGEIVEVITW; encoded by the coding sequence ATGACCCGTTTTTTATCAGTGATTTCAGTAGGAGAAGCAAAAAAGGTTATAAAAGGGATCTCTCCTCCTCCGCATGAAGAGATTATCCCCTTATCTAAAGCCGGTAGGCGAGTGCTTTTCAGTGACATCAAATCTGATGTTGAGATTCCCGGATTTGATCGTTCAACAGTTGATGGATATGCCGTTTTCGCATCTGATACGACTGGGGCCAGTGAATCGATTCCATCAATGCTCACGTTATCCGGCAGAATTGCAATGGGTGAAGACAGGAGTATAGACCTTAACCGTGGTTCCTGCATGTATATTCCTACTGGCGGTGTCCTTCCAAAAGGGGCAGATGCAGTAGTCATGATCGAATATTGTGAGGAATTAGGAGATCAGATACTGATACACAGACCGGTGGCAGTTGGGGAAAACAAAATATCCAAAGGTGAGGATTTCGGATCAGATCGCCCTGCAGTAAAAGCAGGAACGGTTATCTCATCACGGGTTTTAGGGGTGCTTGCTGCTTGTGGGTGGAAGGATGTACCAGTCTCAACCCGCCCACGAATAGGTATTATTTCAACAGGAAATGAGTTGGTCCCAGTTGACAAAAAACCTACAGGTGGGGAGATCCGTGATGTTAATACATGGCTTTGTAGTGGTTTCGTATCAGAAGAAGGCTGTATTCCGGTAGTGTATGGAATTATCTCTGATGATCATAATTCATTAAATAAGGCACTTGATGAGGCTCTGACTTCATGTGATGCAGTGCTGATATCAGGGGGAAGTTCGAAAGGGGAGCGTGATATGTGTGCGGAAATCATTGCTTCCAAAGGAGAAGTATTGGTTCACGGAATAGCCATTTCACCGGGAAAACCAACAATAATAGGGACTGCTATGGGAAAACCCATAATCGGACTACCAGGTCACCCGGCATCAGCATATATTATTCTCCTTGTTCTTGTACGCGAACTACTTAAAGGGATGACCGGAATTGCATTATCTCAAAAATGTGTCCATGTTCCATTAATGATCCCGATTAAATCTGTTCAGGGGAGAGAGGATTACATAAGGGGGATTTTTGATGGGAGATATATTCTGCCATTATTGGGAAAATCAGGACTTACAAATACTCTTCTTCAGAGCGATGGAGTCATCAGAATTCCCGGACCTGTAGAAGGATATGAAGCAGGCGAGATTGTTGAGGTTATTACATGGTAA